The segment agtcaggggagacagacagaggagacagacagaggagacagtcagaggaggCAGTCAGAGGcagtcagaggagacagacagaggagacagacagaggagacagacagaggagacaaacAGAGGAGCCAGACAGAGGagccagacagaggagacagtcaggagacagacagaggagacagtcagaggagacagacaggggagccagacagaggagacagcgggagagagagagagggatttattagaagaagagaaaaaagatggagagaaggatgagaggagaaTGACTTACGTCCTGAAGCGTGTCATGATCGTGGCGACCATCTTGTCTGTGATTCCAGGACAGAGGTCTTCAGTCAGTCTGATGTTTCTCTCCAACTCCTCTATAGCACGTCTCTGTTCATCCCTGTGATCAGACTTCAGCTACAACATAAAGTACTGGTCAAAAAGTTGGAGACCCATTCAAggggttattctttatttttcacacataatagtgaagacatcaaaactgtgaaataacacataatagtacaaataaagatgtgtccaaacttttgactggtactgtacacattCTGAAATGTACATTAACACTGTCTGAACATACAAACATGTGTACCTCTGAGAAGACTGGAGAGATGACTGTGGATAAACTGTGCTGgtcctgggggagagagagagacagagagagagagagagagacagacagagagagagagagagagagagacagacagagagagagagagagagagagagagagagagagacagacagagacagagagagagacagagagagagagaaagagacagagagagagagagacagagacagagagagagacagagacagagagagagagagagagagagagagagagagagagacagggaaagagacagagagagagacagagagagagacagagagacagagagagagacagagagagacagagagagagagagagagagagagagagagagagagagagagagagagagagagagagagagagagacagagagagagagagagagagagagagagagagagagagagagagagagagagacagacagacagacagacagagagagagagagagagagagagagagagagagagagagagagagaaagagagagacacagagagagagagaaagagagagacacagagagagagacagagagagacacagagagagagagagagagagagacacagagagagagagagagagagagagagagagagagagagagagagagagagagagagattaactaGGGATGTTAACGAGAATATTCTAAGTGCAGATGAACCAACACACACTGACTCCACTGGGTACCTTCCTGCCGTCCTTATCTTTCTTCCGTATGGTGGTGAACGACCACGCGGGTTGAGATGGACTGTCCTCCTTGTTACTGGACTCACTGAGGAGAAGAATGAGagggttaaacacacacacaaccacccccaGACCTACCTATCGTCGTCTGAGCTAGAGTCGTCATCGCTGTGTTCTTCAGTCTTCCATCTCTTCAACCTGTCAATCAGTTCAGTCAGATAGGAAGTCCTCTTACAGTTCTTCTCTATGAACTTATGTTTCAACAACTCTCTGGCTGAGGGtctctggagggagaggggagggagggaggagagagaggagagaggagagggagagagaggagaggggagagaggagagagaggagggaggagagagggagagggagggagagagaggagagagaggagagaggaggatagagagagagaggagagagagagaagagagagagaggagagagagggagagaggagagaggaggagagagagagagaggagagagggagagagagaggagagagagggagagaggatagatggagagagaagagagacagagagagaggagaggggagtaggaAAAAAATAGAAGAAGAATTGGGTAGAGAAGCaaaatatattattttctgtTCACACAAATTCAACCAGCAGGTGGCAGCAACAAGCAAGATTTTTCACCACAGGGTGAATATTGTATTTGCTCGATTCCTAACAACCTTTCACACTGTGGAGGAATCTCAGATATTCTCTCCTCAAATGCATTTTGAGAAAGAGACAAGGAGATGAAAGGACAAGAGGAAGGAAGTAaatggtatacacacacacacacacacacacacacacacacacacacacacacacacacacacacacacacacacatatatatagacCCATGGACACACCCTCCCAATGTACTGTACTTACGAAGACTGGATCCTTATTGAGACAGGAGTCTGTGAAATCTTTGAAACTCTTAGAGAAGTCTTCCCCGAGGGACGGAGGACTGCTCTTAGGGATCAGGAAGAGAACTTTCATAGGGTGTATGTCACTGTTAGGAGGCTCTCCTTTAGCCAGCTCTATAGCTGTTATACCTAAAGACCAGATATCAGCCtagagggggtagggggtaggggggagagagaacaggagccaTTTAAAAAAGAACAACAACCATAAGGTTCATTGCATATCACCGTTAGGAGGCTCTCCAGATCTGATACCAGATAACAGATATCAGCCTAAATTACAGACCTATAGATACTCAGatacactccattatatagacactccattatatagacactccattacagacactacattatatagacactccattacagatactccatcatatagacactccattatatagacactccattatagatactccattatatagacactccattatatagacactccattatatagacactccattatatatatatatagacactccattatatagacactccattatatagacactccattacagatactccattatatagacactccatcatatagacaccccattacagatactccattatatagacactccattatatagacactccatcatatagacactccattatatagacactccattatagacactccatgacagatactccattatatagacactccattatatagacactccattatagacactccatgacagatactccattatatagacactccattatatagacactcaattacagacactccattatatagacactccattacagatactccattatatagacactccatcatatagacactccattacagatactccattatatagacactccattacagacactccattatatagacactccattatatagacactccattacagatactccattatatagacactccattatatagacaatcaattatatagacactccattacagatactccattatatagacactccattatatagacactccattatatagacactccattatacagacactccattatatagacactccattatacagacactccattatacagacactccattatacagacactccatcatatagacactccatcatatagacactccattatatagacactccattatacagacactccattatacagacactccattatatagacactccattatatagacactccattatatagacactccattacggatactccattatatagacactccatcatatagacactccattacagatactccattatatagacactccattatatagacactccattacagacactccattatatagacacccTACCCTCCTAAACAGTCAaccaccccaccctcccagacagTCAACCACACCACCCTCCCTCCTAGACAGTCAACCACACCACCCTCCCTCCTAGACAGTCAACCACCCCACCCTCCTAGACAGTCAACCACACCACCCTCCCTCCTAGACAGTCAACCACACCACCCTCCTAGACAGTCAACCACACCACCCTCCTAGACAGTCAaccaccccaccctcccagacagtcaaccaccccaccctcccagacagtcaaccacaccaccccaccctcCTACACAGTCAACCACACCACCCCCCTAGACAGTCAACCACACCACCCTCCGAGACAGTCAAccaccccaccctccctcctaGACAGTCAACCCCACCACCCTCCCTCCTAGACAGTCAACCCCACCACCCTCCCTCCTAGACAGTCAACCACACCACCCTCCTAGAGAGTCAACCA is part of the Oncorhynchus keta strain PuntledgeMale-10-30-2019 unplaced genomic scaffold, Oket_V2 Un_contig_6052_pilon_pilon, whole genome shotgun sequence genome and harbors:
- the LOC118381302 gene encoding serine/threonine-protein kinase 26-like, with amino-acid sequence MKVLFLIPKSSPPSLGEDFSKSFKDFTDSCLNKDPVFRPSARELLKHKFIEKNCKRTSYLTELIDRLKRWKTEEHSDDDSSSDDDSESSNKEDSPSQPAWSFTTIRKKDKDGRKDQHSLSTVISPVFSELKSDHRDEQRRAIEELERNIRLTEDLCPGITDKMVATIMTRFRTLTPT